The following is a genomic window from Pseudomonas sp. FP2335.
CCGACCAAATCAAGGACTTGCGCATCATGGCCAGCAAGCGTGGCCTGGAAGCCGGCGCACTGCGCGAAGAAATCAACCAGAGCCTGAAAACCACCTTCGATCGCAACAGCAAAGTGCTGGGTTTCTGGCTGTCATTCGAGCCCAACGGCCTCGACGGCAAAGACAGCGAATTCGTCGATGACAAGGCGCGCGTCTCCAACGAAAAAGGGCGCTTCTCCAGCTATTGGAGCCGTGCCGGCGGTGAAGGCTTGAACACCATCATGGTCGAAGAAGACCTGAACAAGACCACCCTCACCCTCAACGGTACGCCCTACAACATCTGGTACACCTGCCCACGGGACACCCGCAATACCTGCTTGCTGGACCCGTATGAGGATACGGTGGCCGGCAAAAAGGTACTCATGACCACCATCGCCTCGCCGCTGATCGTGGAGGGCAAACTCATCGGCGTCATCGGTGTCGACATCGCCCTCACAGCCCTGCAAGCAACCGCCGACGCTGCGCAGAAGGACCTGTTCAACGGCGCAGCGCACCTGGAGATTCTCTCCAGCACCGGCCTGATTGCCGCCTACAGCGGCGAGCCGGCCAAGGTCGGCAAGAACCTGGTCGACACCCTCGGCGCCGAGGGCAAGGAAATCGTGCAGTTGCTGGCCAGTGATAAACCCATGATCCGTGAACAGGCTGACACCATCCGCGCCGTGTACCCGGTCAAGCCGATTGCCGACGCCAAAGCCTGGGGCGTGGTGATCAAGCTGCCAAAAGCGGTGATGCTCGCCGATAGCGTCAAGTTGCAGGGGGTACTCGACAACGCCCAGGCAGCCGGTACGCTCAAGGCCCTGCTGGTGGCCGCCGCCGCTGGCCTGCTGGGCTTGCTGCTGATCTGGCTGACCGCCACCGGCGTGACCCGCCCGATCAACAGCGTGGCCGCCATGCTCAAGGACATCGCCAGCGGCGACGGCGACCTCACCCAACGCCTGACCTATAGCAAAAAAGACGAATTGGGCGAGTTGGCGAACTGGTTCAACCGCTTCCTCGACAAGCTGCAACCGACCATCGCGCAGATCAAGCAAAGCATCACCGAGGCACGCGGTACGGCCGACCAATCCTCGGCCATCGCGCGCCAGACCAGCGAAGGCATGCAGGTGCAGTTCCGCGAAATCGACCAGGTAGCCACCGCCTCGAATGAAATGAGCGCCACCGCCCATGACGTCGCCAACAGCGCCTCCAATGCCGCCAGCGCGGCACGCGGTGCTGACCAGTCGGCGCGGGAAGGCCTGTCGATCATCGAGCAGAGCACCCGCGACATCACCACCCTGGCCGAAGAAGTCAGCAAGGCCGTGGGTGAAGTTGAAGCCCTGGCGGTCAACAGCGAGCAGATTGGCTCCGTGCTGGAAGTGATCCGCAGCATTGCCGAGCAGACCAACCTGTTGGCACTCAACGCCGCCATCGAGGCGGCACGCGCCGGCGAAAGCGGCCGGGGGTTCGCGGTAGTGGCCGACGAAGTGCGCAACCTGGCCAAGCGCACCCAGGACTCGGTGGAGGAAATCCGCGTGGTGATCGAACGTATCCAGAGCGGCACACGGGGCGTGGTGGCAACCATGCACTCGAGCCAGAGCCAGGCCCAGAGCAATGCCGGGCAGATCCATCAGGCGGTGCAGGCGCTGGGCAAGATCAGCGATGCGGTGACGGTGATCAGCGACATGAACCTGCAAATCGCCAGCGCCGCCGAGCAACAGAGCGCGGTGGCCGAAGAGGTCAACCGCAACGTCTCGGCGATCCGTACGGTGACCGAGACACTCACCGGCCAGGCCACCGAGTCGGCGGCGATCAGCAGCCAACTGAATGCATTGGCCAGCCAGCAGATGAAATTAATGGATCAGTTCAGGGTTTAGTCCCCAACCCCAAGAACAATGGCCCCCCCTGTGGGTGCGGGGCTTTTGTGGGAGCGGGCTTGCTCGCGAAGGCGGCGTGTCAGTCAATTCATCTCTGACTGATCCACCGCCTTCGCGAGCAAGCCCGCTCCCACACAAGCCCGCTCCCACATTTAGATCACGTTGGTCTTAATGACCCGGCCAGGCTTGGACAAACGCCGCCACATCTTCCTTCGCCGCCGTACGCGGCGGGTTCTGCGGCGTACCCAGGTAGAGGAAGCCAATCACTTGCTCATCCGCCGTCAGCCCCAAGCCTTTGGCCAAATGCGCCGAGTAGGACAATTCGCCGGTGCGCCACACCGCGCCAATCCCCTGGGCGTACGCCGCCAGCAAAATGCCATGGGCCGCGCAGGCCGCCGCCAGCAATTGTTCGGACTTGGGCACCTTGAAGTGTTCCTGCAAACGCGCAATCACCACCACCACCAACGGCGCACGCAGCGGGCCGTTCTGGGCCTTGTCGATCAGCGCTTGCGGGGCATCGGCGTCTTGCAGGCGTGCCGCTTCGGCCAGCAACGTGCCCATCTGCTCGCGAGCGGCGCCTTCGACGGTGAGGAACCGCCAAGGGCGCAACTGGCCGTGGTCCGGCGCGCGCATGGCGGCGGCGAACAACACGTCGCGCTGCTCCTGGGTCGGCGCAGGTTCCAACAATCGCGGCACGGAAACACGGTTGAGCAAAGCGTCGAGAGCCTGCATTGGCCACCTCCAGAAAAAAATGTGCGGTCATTCTAGCGGGAATGCGGCACCACCCACCAAACGATAATTGCTCTTATTCATTCGGCCCTGCCCTGTTAGACTTTGCGACCTTATTTTTGCCCGCCGTTCAGGAAATTCGATGTCCCGTTGGCTTTTTCCCGTGTCCGCTGCTTGGTTGGCCTTGAGCCTGACCGCCTGCGACGACGCGCCCAGGTTTACCAAGGCCGAGCCGGGTGAATCACGGGCGGGCGGCGCTGCGACCGTGAACAAGCGCGACCAGAACGCGTTTTCCCTACCCTCGGCCAACCTGTCGCCTACACGTCGCCTGGATTTCAGCGTCGGCAACAGCTTCTTTCGCAGCCCCTGGGTAATCGCGCCGTCCACCACCACCGCGCGTGATGGCCTGGGCCCGCTGTTCAACACCAATGCCTGCCAGAACTGCCATATCAAGGACGGTCGCGGCCATCCGCCGTTGCCCGACGCGGCCAACGCGGTGTCGATGCTGGTGCGCCTGTCGATCCCCGATGCGCCAGCCTACGCCAAGCTGATCGAGCAAGCCGGCGTGGTGCCCGAGCCCGTCTACGGCGGCCAATTGCAGGACATGGCAGTGCCCGGCGTAGTGCCGGAAGGCAAGGTGCGGGTCGACTACACGCCGGTCAACGTGACGTTCAACGACGGCACGGTGGTCGAGTTGCGCAAGCCAAACCTGCAGATCACCCAGCTCGGCTACGGCCCGATGCACCCGGACACACGTTTTTCCGCGCGTATCGCCCCGCCGATGATCGGCCTGGGCCTGCTCGAAGCCATCAGCGACGCCGACATCCTGCGCAACACCAGCGCGGACACCGCTGACGCAGACGCCATCGTCGGCCGTGCCAATCAGGTCTGGGATGACGCGCAACAAAAAACCGTGCTCGGGCGTTTTGGCTGGAAAGCCGGGCAACCGAACCTCAATCAACAAAATGTTCACGCGTTTTCTGGTGATATGGGCCTCACCACGTCCCTGAGACCCTTTGATGACTGCACCGATGCCCAAGTGGCCTGCAAACAGGCGCCCAACGGCGATGGCCCGGATGGCGAACCGGAAGTCAGCGACAATATCCTGCGCCTGGTGCTGTTCTACACCCGCAACCTCGCCGTGCCAGTGCGTCGCGACGTCGACACGCCGCAGGTACTCGCCGGCAAGAACCTGTTCTACAGCGCCGGTTGCCAGGGTTGCCACAAACCCGCGTTCACCACGGCCGCCAATGCCGCCGAACCTGAACTGGCCAACCAGGTGATCCGCCCCTACAGCGACCTGCTACTGCACGACATGGGCGAAGGCCTTGCCGACAACCGCAGCGAATTCAAAGCCGGTGGCCGCGACTGGCGCACCGCGCCGTTGTGGGGCATCGGCCTCACGCAGACCGTGAGTGGCCACACCCAGTTCTTGCATGACGGCCGCGCCCGCAACCTGCTGGAAGCCGTGCTGTGGCACGGCGGTGAAGCACAAGCGGCGCAGCAGCATGTGTTGTCCTTTAATGCCGAGCAGCGCGCTGCGTTGCTGGCGTTCCTGAATTCTTTATAAGCTTCGCCCCAATTACAGAAGGGAGCTCGACATGTTCCGTCCCAAGTTGTTGTTCACCAGCCTGGCCGCCCTCGCCCTGGGCGCCTGCTCGCCGCAAGACCCGCAAGCCGTGACCTCGGCGGCCATCGCCAAGCAAGTGATCCTGCCGACCTACAGCCGTTGGGTCGAAGCCGACCGCCAGTTGGCCGTCAGCGCCCTCGCCTACTGCCAGGGCAAACAGAGCCTGGACACCGCCCGCGCCGATTTCCTCCACGCGCAAAAAGCCTGGGCCGAGTTGCAACCGCTGCTGATCGGCCCGCTGGCCGAGGGCAACCGTTCGTGGCAGGTGCAGTTCTGGCCAGACAAAAAGAACCTGGTCGGCCGTCAGGTTGAACAACTCGTGACCGCCCAGCCGCAGATCGACGGCGCCGCCCTGGCCAAGTCCAGCGTGGTGGTGCAAGGCCTGTCGGCCTACGAATACATCCTCTATGACGCCAAGACCGACCTCGCCGACGAAGCGCAAAAAGCCCGTTACTGCCCGCTGCTGGTGGCCATCGGCGAGCGCCAGAAAGCCCTCGCCGAGGAGATCCTGGCGAGCTGGAACAGCACCGACGGCATGCTCGCGCAGATGAGCAAGTTTCCGAACCAGCGTTACGCTGATTCCCACGAAGCCATCGCCGATCTGCTGCGCGTCCAAGTGACCGCACTCGACACCCTGAAGAAGAAACTCGGCACGCCGATGGGCCGCCAGACCAAGGGCATCCCGCAGCCGTTCCAGGCCGATGCGTGGCGCAGCCAGTCGTCCCTGCAAAGCCTCGAAGCCAGCCTCGCGGCGGCCCAGACCGTCTGGGTCGGGGTCGACAACAAAGGCCTGCGTGGCCTGCTGCCGTCCGACCAGAAGCCATTGGCCGACAAGATCGACGCCGCCTACGCCGCGTCCCTGAAACTGTTCGCCAGCAACCAGCGCAGCCTCAACGAGCTGTTGGGCGATGACGCCGGGCGCCAGCAGCTCAACGACCTCTATGACAGCCTCAACGTGGTGCACCGCCTGCACGAGGGGGACCTGGCCAAGGCGCTGGGTATCCAACTGGGCTTCAACGCCAACGACGGTGACTGATGATGCTCAGGCGACAGGCTTTGGCCGTTGGCAGCGTGCTGCTCAGTGCTCTCACGCTAGGGGGCTGGACGCTGTTCAAAAGCAAGGACAAGGGCCCGCTGCTCTTGTCAGCGCGGGATGATGGCGACGGCAAGCACTACGCCGTAGGATTTCGCCTGGACGGCAAGCAGGTGTTTGCCACCCAGGTCGGCCAGCGCTGCCACGACATCATCAACCACCCGACACTGCCGATTGCACTGTTCGTCGCCCGTCGCCCGGGCACCGAGAGTTACCTGATCGATTTGCGCGATGGCACGCTGCTGCAGACCATCACCTCCCATGCCAAACGTCACTTCTATGGCCACGCGGTGATCCACAAGAGCGGCGACTGGCTGTATGCCACCGAGAACGACACGTCCGACCCCGGCCGTGGCTTGCTCGGAGTGTACAAATTCGAAGGCGAACGCCTGGTGCACTGCGGCGAGATATCCACCCACGGCATCGGCCCGCACCAGGTGTCATGGATGCCCGACGGTGAGACCCTGGTGGTGGCCAACGGTGGCATCCGCACCGAAGCCGAAAGCCGTGTGGAAATGAACCTCAACGCCATGGAGCCCAGCCTGGTGCTGATGCAGCGCGACGGCACGCTGATCAGCAAGGAAACCCTCGGCCAGCAAATGAACAGCGTGCGCCACATGGGGATCGCCAGCGACGGCACCATCCTCACCGGCCAGCAGTTCATGGGGCCATCCCAGGAGCGTTCCGAGCTGCTCGCGATCAAGCGGCCAGGGCAGCCGTTCGTGGCGTTCCCGGTGGCCGACGAGCAGTTGCAGGCCATGGGGCACTACACCGCCAGCGTTGCCGTGCACAGTGAATTGCGCCTGGTGGCGTTGACCGCACCGCGTGGCAATCGCTTCTTTATCTGGGACATGGACAGCGGTGCACTGCGCCTGGACGGGCCGTTGCCGGACTGTGCCGGCGTGGGTGCGGTGGCCGACGGCTTTGTCGTCACCTCCGGCCAGGGACGTTGCCGCTTCTACGATTGCCGCCAGACGCAATTGGTCGCAAAACCCTTGGAATTGCCGGCAGGGCTCTGGGATAACCATCTGCATCTGGTCTGACCCGCGCAGCCTGGAGGGGGCCAGCACTGGCCCCATTACCTGTCAGGTTTACCGGCTGGAAACCCCTCAATACCTGGAGTAATGTTCCGGACTTGTCTGTCTTCGTCTGTCCCAGTTTTTCCAAGGAATCGGAATATGCTGCGCCGTCGCATGCTGATCATGTTTGCTGTCGTGCTGTTCATTGTCCTGCTGCTGGGGGGCTATAAAGCCTTTTCCATCTACCAGCAGATCCAGGTCTTTGCCAAACCCAAGCCCCCCGTAAGCGTGGCCGTTGCCACCGCGACCGAGCAGCCATGGCAGCAACGCCTGCCGTCGGTGGGTACGCTCAAGGCCTTGCAAGGGGTCAACCTCAGCCTGGAGGTGGCCGGTACGGTCAAGGACGTGCAGTTCGAATCCGGGCAGAAGGTCAAGGCCGGGCAGCCCCTGGTGCAACTCGACAGCGCGGTGGAAAGCGCGCTGCTGGAAACCGCCCAGGCCGACCTGGGCCTGGCACAGCTCGATTACGGACGCGGCAGCCAACTGGTGGGCAGCCAGGCAATCTCCAAGGGCGAGTTCGATCGCCTCTCTGCACAACTGCAAAAGAACAAGGCCACGGTCAATCAGCTCAAGGCGTCACTGGCGAAGAAACACATCGTCGCGCCGTTCAGCGGCACCATCGGCATTCGCCAGGTGGACGTCGGCGACTACCTGGCCAGCGGCACGGTGATCGCCACCTTGCAGGACCTCAGCAGCCTCTACGTCGACTTCTACGTCCCCGAACAATCGGTGCCCAAAATCGCCCTCGGCCAGGCCGTGCAGGTGCAAGTCTCGGCCTGGCCAGGCCAGCAGTTCCCCGGCAATATCAGCGCGATCAACCCCAAGGTGGAAAACACCACGCGCAACGTGCTGGTGCGCGCCACCCTGGCCAACCCGGACGGCAAGTTGCTGCCCGGTATGTTCACCAGCCTGGACGTGTTGCTGCCAGATCCGACCGCGCAAGTCGTGGTGCCGGAAGGCGCGATCACCTACACCCTCTACGGCAATTCGGTGTATGCCGTGGCCGAGAAAAAGGCCGAAGACGGCACGCCGGAAAAAGACGCCAACGGCCAGCCCGTGCTGATCGCCGAGCGGCGCTTTGTCGAGACCGGTGAGCGCCGCGCTGGCCTGGTGTTGGTGAGCAAGGGCCTCAAAGCCGGTGAGCAGGTGGTCAGCGCCGGCCAGCTCAAGCTGGACAATGGCACGCCCATCGCCATCAGCCCGGACAAAAACCTGCCGGCAGGGCACTGAGCCATGAAGTTCACAGACGCCTTTATCCGCCGTCCGGTGCTGGCCATGGTGGTCAGCCTGCTGATCGTGTTACTGGGCATGCAGGCCTACAGCAAGTTGCCGCTGCGCCAATACCCGAGCATGGAAAACGCCCTGATCACCGTGACCACCGCCTACCCCGGTGCCAACGCCGAAACGATCCAGGGCTACATCACCCAACCGTTGCAGCAAAGCCTGGCGAGCGCCGAGGGCATCGACTACAT
Proteins encoded in this region:
- a CDS encoding DUF1513 domain-containing protein; this translates as MLRRQALAVGSVLLSALTLGGWTLFKSKDKGPLLLSARDDGDGKHYAVGFRLDGKQVFATQVGQRCHDIINHPTLPIALFVARRPGTESYLIDLRDGTLLQTITSHAKRHFYGHAVIHKSGDWLYATENDTSDPGRGLLGVYKFEGERLVHCGEISTHGIGPHQVSWMPDGETLVVANGGIRTEAESRVEMNLNAMEPSLVLMQRDGTLISKETLGQQMNSVRHMGIASDGTILTGQQFMGPSQERSELLAIKRPGQPFVAFPVADEQLQAMGHYTASVAVHSELRLVALTAPRGNRFFIWDMDSGALRLDGPLPDCAGVGAVADGFVVTSGQGRCRFYDCRQTQLVAKPLELPAGLWDNHLHLV
- a CDS encoding imelysin family protein, with the translated sequence MFRPKLLFTSLAALALGACSPQDPQAVTSAAIAKQVILPTYSRWVEADRQLAVSALAYCQGKQSLDTARADFLHAQKAWAELQPLLIGPLAEGNRSWQVQFWPDKKNLVGRQVEQLVTAQPQIDGAALAKSSVVVQGLSAYEYILYDAKTDLADEAQKARYCPLLVAIGERQKALAEEILASWNSTDGMLAQMSKFPNQRYADSHEAIADLLRVQVTALDTLKKKLGTPMGRQTKGIPQPFQADAWRSQSSLQSLEASLAAAQTVWVGVDNKGLRGLLPSDQKPLADKIDAAYAASLKLFASNQRSLNELLGDDAGRQQLNDLYDSLNVVHRLHEGDLAKALGIQLGFNANDGD
- a CDS encoding di-heme oxidoredictase family protein; the protein is MSRWLFPVSAAWLALSLTACDDAPRFTKAEPGESRAGGAATVNKRDQNAFSLPSANLSPTRRLDFSVGNSFFRSPWVIAPSTTTARDGLGPLFNTNACQNCHIKDGRGHPPLPDAANAVSMLVRLSIPDAPAYAKLIEQAGVVPEPVYGGQLQDMAVPGVVPEGKVRVDYTPVNVTFNDGTVVELRKPNLQITQLGYGPMHPDTRFSARIAPPMIGLGLLEAISDADILRNTSADTADADAIVGRANQVWDDAQQKTVLGRFGWKAGQPNLNQQNVHAFSGDMGLTTSLRPFDDCTDAQVACKQAPNGDGPDGEPEVSDNILRLVLFYTRNLAVPVRRDVDTPQVLAGKNLFYSAGCQGCHKPAFTTAANAAEPELANQVIRPYSDLLLHDMGEGLADNRSEFKAGGRDWRTAPLWGIGLTQTVSGHTQFLHDGRARNLLEAVLWHGGEAQAAQQHVLSFNAEQRAALLAFLNSL
- a CDS encoding methyl-accepting chemotaxis protein, giving the protein MSATAHDVANSASNAASAARGADQSAREGLSIIEQSTRDITTLAEEVSKAVGEVEALAVNSEQIGSVLEVIRSIAEQTNLLALNAAIEAARAGESGRGFAVVADEVRNLAKRTQDSVEEIRVVIERIQSGTRGVVATMHSSQSQAQSNAGQIHQAVQALGKISDAVTVISDMNLQIASAAEQQSAVAEEVNRNVSAIRTVTETLTGQATESAAISSQLNALASQQMKLMDQFRV
- a CDS encoding nitroreductase family protein, which encodes MQALDALLNRVSVPRLLEPAPTQEQRDVLFAAAMRAPDHGQLRPWRFLTVEGAAREQMGTLLAEAARLQDADAPQALIDKAQNGPLRAPLVVVVIARLQEHFKVPKSEQLLAAACAAHGILLAAYAQGIGAVWRTGELSYSAHLAKGLGLTADEQVIGFLYLGTPQNPPRTAAKEDVAAFVQAWPGH
- a CDS encoding efflux RND transporter periplasmic adaptor subunit, translating into MLRRRMLIMFAVVLFIVLLLGGYKAFSIYQQIQVFAKPKPPVSVAVATATEQPWQQRLPSVGTLKALQGVNLSLEVAGTVKDVQFESGQKVKAGQPLVQLDSAVESALLETAQADLGLAQLDYGRGSQLVGSQAISKGEFDRLSAQLQKNKATVNQLKASLAKKHIVAPFSGTIGIRQVDVGDYLASGTVIATLQDLSSLYVDFYVPEQSVPKIALGQAVQVQVSAWPGQQFPGNISAINPKVENTTRNVLVRATLANPDGKLLPGMFTSLDVLLPDPTAQVVVPEGAITYTLYGNSVYAVAEKKAEDGTPEKDANGQPVLIAERRFVETGERRAGLVLVSKGLKAGEQVVSAGQLKLDNGTPIAISPDKNLPAGH